TTTCTTCGGACGCTCATTCTATAGGAAAAAGAGCGCCTGGTTATAATAAGGCTTTAAAGGAGATTACAAAGATAGATCATGGATTAGGAGAAAAATTTGTGAGAAATGCTAATTTGCTTATAAAAAATGAGAATATTGAAAGTAAAGCACGAAAATTCAAGAAAACCAAAGGAATTTTTGCTTTTTTCAAATAATATGAGCGAAAACTATTTCAAATCATCTTATTTTAGTTTATAATGTAGTAGTCATATTTAAAATATTAATATAAATGTGAAAATGGGAGGGTACTTGATGGAACAGCAAAATGATATAGATTTTAATGGAATCTTTGATGTTTTAAAAAAAGAAAAAATAATGATTACAGTAGTAACAACAATTTTTGTGGTATTTTCGGTAATTTTAAGCTTTTTTATAATAAAACCAACTTATCAAGGACATGTTACGATTATAATAGGAAAAAATGATTCAAAATCTAGTACTAATGAACAATACAATGATGTTATGATGTCTCAAAATCTTACAAAAACTTATGCAGAGATAGCTCAGTCTAAGTTAGTAGCAAATAAAACAGTAAGTAAGTTAAATGATGGAACAACAGCGGATGAAGTTTTAGGTGCAATAACAGTTACACCACAAACCGGTACACAAATAATAGATGTAACGGCAACTGCAAAATCACCTGTTAAAGCATCAGATATTGCAAATGATTTTTCTGATAGCTTTGTAGAAGTATCAAAAGAGGTATACACAGCAGGAGATGCTAGAATAATTGATAGTGCAGTAATACCTAAGGCCCCTATAAAGCCTAAAAAAGCAATGAATGTAGC
The Clostridium felsineum DSM 794 DNA segment above includes these coding regions:
- a CDS encoding YveK family protein, which translates into the protein MEQQNDIDFNGIFDVLKKEKIMITVVTTIFVVFSVILSFFIIKPTYQGHVTIIIGKNDSKSSTNEQYNDVMMSQNLTKTYAEIAQSKLVANKTVSKLNDGTTADEVLGAITVTPQTGTQIIDVTATAKSPVKASDIANDFSDSFVEVSKEVYTAGDARIIDSAVIPKAPIKPKKAMNVAIALVLGLFVSIGIAFFKDYVDKTIKTQEDVKRYLDLPVIGVIPNYEEQ